Part of the Vigna angularis cultivar LongXiaoDou No.4 chromosome 1, ASM1680809v1, whole genome shotgun sequence genome, TTTCCTGTCATCCATGTGAAGGACTTGGAAATTGTACGTTGTACAGTGATTCAAGAAAGTTAAGGGGGAAAACAGATTTTATTCAATTGTATAGTTGGAATGCTATTGATTAATTCAAGAATGGTTTAGCACCTTtctaatttagcattatcatgCTTCAAAGGTTTGTAGCAGTTTAGGTCTCCTGAGGGAGTAGTGTTGGCGATCAAATCAAAAGATTATTGAGATAATATTAGAGGTTTACGATTTTATCTGACAAGAGTGGAAAAGATAAAGTAAATGTAGCAAGATTCATattgttttgtatttataattgcTGAAGAACTTGTACTGTATATTACatagtatttgaaaatatgacaTGTTAAATTTTGTATGATGATTCATATCTGTATGCAGATTTGGGTTCCAACAAATCCAAGAGGGGCAGAAAGGTTACCTCCTGGGATTGTTAATGCAGAATCGGACTTATTTTTGCGAAGATTGTCTGGTATTCCTAGTGAGGTCAAGTATACTATAACAATCTATGTGCTCAATGTAGATGCAGAGTAATATATTTCGTGTGTTCTCCGATTAGTGTTTCATGTTGGTAATGCACATTAACgcttaaaatgaaatattttattatatagattATCAAAGTGAAACTTGAGTCATGATCTAAGAACAAGATAAAAGATACCTATATAAGTTTTTTCTTACATAAAATGCATCTAAACATAGTTCAAGGTAAACATTATGAAATAGTTAATAAAAGTGTGAAAGAAATCTTATTCTATAATGTATCAAGATGGAGTCTAACTCAAAAGTATAGTCTGTGACCACTAAGTGAGAAAAGTTCGTCCACCATATTAAGTTTCTTGTTCTGCAAAATGCAGACTCGTAACATCGTACTTTAGGATCGTTTAACAAGATCTTTTACTTGCTTTCATCGAAGGAAAAAAATTACTCCCTAAATGCGAGGTTCAAATAATCTGGAGAGAGGTGTTGAAAAGTGAATGAAAAACTTAAGCTGCTACATGTGTTTTTCATTtatagttttctatttttgctTGATGCTGTTCCGTATCTTGGACTAGTAGTGCCTCTGATACTTTTAGTTTATACAGTGAATTTGATTAAACTTCTATTTGCAGGATTTAACCTTTATACCGAAGTATCTCGTGACCTTCACTGTGGGGTATGAGCAGAAAAAGAATATCGATGCAGCTGTGAAAAAGGTTTTCtcccattttctttttttctccctcTGCATAGGCTTGTGGACGCGTGTTTAAACTAGATATGTCATTTGAACAGTTTTCAAAGGATTTCACAATCCTTCTATTTCATTATGATGGCCGAACAACGGAATGGGATGAGTTTGAGTGGTCAAAACAGGCAATTCATGTCAGTGTTCCCAAACAAACCAAATGGTAAAAGAATTCTCTGCTTAAATTTTCACATGgacatttttaactttttaccAATCTTAAAAGTGGCTTgttatttctttctcttcttagGTGGTATGCCAAGAGGTTTCTGCATCCAGACATTGTGGCACCATATGACTATATTTTCATGTGGGATGAAGACCTAGGGGTTGAGAATTTCAATGCAGAAGAGTAAGTAATATATATGTTAGGATAAACTTAAATGGACAATAGTTAATGAATTATCCATTGGAGTCTTATGGATAGTTAATGTATTAACCGTTGGAGACTTATGAGCAGTTAATGAGTTAGTCATTTATAGTCGTTTTTGTCAGTTTTGAATTCATTGGTCAAGAAATGTGAGTCTATAAATTGTATTGTTCATTGTATGAAAACGACAACAAGAAGAGGTGAATCCAGTTTTTTCACAAAGAGAGGTTTGTTGTCTACAAAGTGGTATCAAGAGCCATTTAACTTGTGTCTTAGTGAAAAAAAAGGGAGAGAGTTAGAGAGCTTAAGTGTTTGAAAAAACAAGAGAGAGTAAGATGGTCAGTCTTAAGAACAATGTGTTCTTACCCAAGTTGACAAAAGCGATCAATTATGACAATTAGAGTCTCGAGATGAAAGCCATTCTTGGTTACCAAGACAATTGGGAGGAGGTGAAAAATGGTCATGAAGAACCAACAAACACCACAAATTGGTCAAATTCTCAGTTGAAAGTGTTGAAAGCAGCATGTGTGTAGGACAAGGTAGTCCTGTACATATTGTACCGAGTTGTTGACGAATCCAGCTTTGAGAAGATTGCAAATGTCAAATCTTCAAAAGAAGTGAGTCATATATTGGAGAAGGCGTATAAGGGGGGTGATCAAGTAAAGCAGGGACAACTTCAAACACTTGGAGGTGAGTTAGAGCATGAGGATCAAGGAGACAGAAGGATTTTCTTAGTACATTACTTGGATAGAAACCATGGTGAACCAGTTTAGTAGAAATGGAGAGACGTGGCCCGCTAGCTGAGTTGTGGGAAAGATCTTGAGGTCATTGACAGACAACTTTGAGAATGTGGTGTGCACAACCGAGGAGTCTAAGGACCTGTCGAAACTCTCGATTAAAGAGCTTATCGGTCCCTTGATGCGCATGAGTAgcggaagaagaagaagaaggtggaGCCACTTAATCAACTACTTCAAATGAAGGGAGAGGATCAGAACATTCAAGGTAGAGGTCGATACCAATGCAGTATAGCAAGTGGTCTTGGTGATAGAAGCCGAGgacaataagaagaaaaagaacagtTTTGTCAACAAAATTGGCATGGAAAAGGACGAGTTCCATGGAGAGGAGGTTGATTGGGAAACTCAAATTTTGAGTGCTTTAAGTGTGGCAAGTATAACCATTATACAAAGGAGTGTTACTCAAATAGGTGTTTTAGTAGTGGCAAGGTTAGACATTTTGCTAAAGTTTGTCGACCTAAGGACAATAAGGAAGAGACGACCAACCTTCTCACAGAAGATGTTGAAGGGAAAGTGGTGTTATTGATGATGGAACATAGCTCGTGAGTCAAGCACAAATGAGTGGAGAACTCCACAAGACAAACGAATAGGTTAGAGAGGTCGGTAAGATATGCAGACAGCCTAGACAGCACGGTGGAGCATATGAAAATCTCGAATATCTCAGTGGAGCAAGTGAAAAACTCAGATTGATCAGTGGTGCACTCAGATAGCCCAGTAAGATGCATGAAGATCTCATAAAGCTTGGTGGGTAGCCCATGTAGTTCGATGGAATAGTAGATAGCTCGAATAAGTTGGTGGAGTAGGTGGGGAGTTCGAATAGCTCGGTGAGACATCTGGAAAGCTTAGTGGTACATTTGTACAACTCAAATAGCTCAGACATGTGCGAAGACGAGCTTGTTATTCAAAAGTTGGAACTTGAAAAAGGTGATAGAGGCAATTCAATTCTACAAGCAAGCTTAGAGAGAAGAAAACATGTTTTGCATAAGCTACACTTGgaacttaaataaaatgtttcaatATTGCAAAAGAGTTGCAAGCTGAGAAGGACCAGAGTTGCAATGGAAATCCAAGATGAGAACTGGTGACTTGAAATGGATGAAGAGATAGATGCGATTGTATGCAACAATACGTAGGCATGGTCCGATCTCTCAAAAGGATCTCGGCCTAGTGACAAGAACTCACTTAAGAACAATTTGGCTATTGAAAGAGCAGAGAACAAGTCGGCCTACAATAAAAGCAAAGTCAGCCATCAAGAAACTGAAGACAGTCATGATAGGAACAAGCATGGTATGAGAAGAGTTACTACATGTGAGAAGTCAGGGTGAAGAATAGAAGAATcgagatgaaaaataaaagaagcattTAAGTTTAGAGGGAGTTATGTAAGGATAAACTTAAATGAAATAAACTTAAATGGGCAGTAGTCAATTAATTAGCTGTTGGAGTCTTATAAGTAGTTAATGTATTAGTCATTAGGACTCATGAGTAGTTAATAGGTTAGTCGTTTATAGCCGTTTTTGTCTATTTTGAATATACGGTCAGGAAATGTGAGTCTATAAATTGTGTTGTTCGTTGTgtaaaaacaataatatgtGAATCAAGTTTTTTCACAATAGAGGTTTGTTGTCTACAATATATATGGCATGTAATTCCGTATTTTCTTGGATTGGCATTGTTAAGGACGTGTTGGTGCCTCTTTAATTTCAATTGCAGATACCTAAAACTGGTGAGGAAGTATGGCTTGGAGATATCACAGCCTGCATTGGAACCTAGTAAAAGTACAAAAGGGGTGTGTTGGAATATgacaaagaaaagagaaaatagtGAAGTTCACAAGTAAGAGTGATGTGAACCTCTTCTTTAAGCTTTGTGGTAAATAATGTGAGATTCTTGACTGTTTATTTCTTTGATTTGTACTAGAGAAGCAGTGGAAGCAGGAAGGTGTAAGTACCCTCTTCTACCTCCTTGTGCAGCGTAAGTAACTCtcaaataattattgatttttttggGTGTACAAATTCTTGTGCCATTTTTATCTGCTTCCACAATGTTGTATTAATAGTGTCAACATGCAGGTTTGTTGAGATTATGGCTCCAGTGTTTTCACGAAATGCATGGCGCTGTGTGTGGTATATGATTCAGGTTCAATGatactctattttatttttcagacaTCTCTGTGTACAAGTTACTGAGAATAACTATTGTATATCTATCAAGACCACTTCATTCCAACAAAAAAACACCAACATAACATTGATTTGTTGTGTCTTAATTTCTATAGCCAACTGTCCATACTAGAATCTCTCAACTGTTGATGATTTCCATTAAGTTGTGACTGTAACACACTACTGATTGCAGAATGAATTTGTGCATGGATGGggtcttgatttttcttttagaaaatgtgTTGAGGTGAGTCTCTTACCTGATTACTTCACTCTGCATGAAACTGATACGCCATATGAAATGTAAACTGATACTTTGTTCCTATGGTATAGCCTGCCCATGAGAAAATTGGAGTTGTTGATGCTCAGTGGATTGTTCACCAAGGTATTCCCTCTCTAGGAAATCAGGTAATTATTTTTCCATGATTATTCCTATCATATGTTGATTATTCACTCAAATGTAGCTTTGTATAATAATACTTGTTTGTTTTCCTTTGTGATTGTTAGGGAGAAGCACAAACTTCTGGGAAACCTGCATGGCGAGCAGTATGTTATGCACTTTTCAATGATTAACATACTTAATTGttagttaaaatttatcaaaatctaCAAATTTCTGCTAGTAATTATAAACAATGTCTTGAAAGAATATGCTATTAAGATTTCTCTGCATATAATGTGTACTGGTTTTGGTTCTGGTTCTGGTTCATTCCCAAGTTGATGAAGAAGCAGTTTTATAacattgtgttttgtttttaatggaGTTTGGTTCTGAAATGTGTGGTTGATTCCATTTGGTATTGGTGGCAGGTGAAGGAGAGGTGTGGCATGGAGTGGAGAATGTTCCAGGGCAGATTGACTAACGCAGAAAAGGGATATTACAAGAACAAGGGAATTGATTTTTCTAATTTGCTCGTTCATAATTAGCTTGTCTTTGTTTTCGATatcattattttcatattttattgtttaatttgtaAGCAAATATCTTTGTATAAGTTTATTCCATAAACAGTACAAAATTAAGATAAGTGAAGGATTCAATtgaaataatagaataaatcatttttacacCATGAACTATTCATTGTGCAAAAGTACAGGAATTTGGATTCTTATACGTATAGCAGAAGGACTGCATGAAAAACACATCAGAGAATCTATTCGATCAATTTTAAGCTGGACAACAAACCACATgagaatttcttaatttttctgcTACCAGTATGttctataaaataaacaaacaactGGAGCATGATAATAGTAGTCGAATCAATGAAAAAATTAACTCAGATAAGAGAAAACATTAAGACCAAACATGTGATCAGATTTTTCTGACAGAACTGCAAAAGGGACATATACATATTCGGTTGAAACATACCAAACTCGATAAACTGATTAATTCTATGCGCTGCGCATATATACATGGCTGAACTGAAAGTCTCAAATACATCCTCATTATGCAGAAGAACCTATAATTCCAGGAATATACTCTGAACACAAATTTTCTGTAACGTATATCATTGCTTGCCATTTGCATTATTCTACACATGTAACAGACTGCAATTGGAGAAAATCTGTAGCCAACAAACCCATTATAGCTCCAAGAAGTTTGTATTAATTCTGCAGGAGCTGAGCATATCTTGTAATCTGCAATAAACTCTGTTTTTGCagttaaaaaagttaaacagTCCAAGAAAAGTTAAAGACCTTGGTGCATTTATTTAGGAAGCAAAAGacagaaagaaagaacaagGTCCCTAAGTACTTCAGTTGTAGATATGGATAGTGAATTTGATATCACCCCAAAATCTTTTAACCATTTTAAGGGTCACCAAATTAACCATATATCAAATCACATGAAGGCCctatagatatatataaataggTATATAtgacatgtatatatatatatatatatatatatatatatatatatatatatattatatatgcaaCAGAAGTTCAAGCATCCCTTGTTGACATGAGCCTAGCCATTTCCATCCTATTGTGCTCATACAGAATAAAGGCATCAGCTTCTTGATCCACGCTTTTATAAGCTCTGTGATTATGGTTAAACCCAGTAGTTTCATAACTTTGCTCAAAGTTATTGGCTTCTGCTTCAGCTACAGTGTCTTCATAGATGTCTCTGAATGCCACATGACCCTTCTGATGCCTAGGGTACTCCTCAGAGGGCCTTCGCCACCCATAATGGTTCCAGTTGTTGTTTTCGTATgccatttttgttttctcagAGGGAAATATGCAGAAATGGTTGAATTGTTATGGTGCAGCTTCATCATAAGTTCAGCtactatatatagttttattcttctccatgatgatgatgatgatgatgagacAGAATCTGGTTCTTCTTCTCTCACCCTTTTTACGGCTGCATGCATGAGATTATTCGGAGATATTTTCCATGAAGCATCCAATTCGGTAATTTTGATGGCTCAAAGAATATTCCAGTGCCACCAACTTTAATTTGTTCGAAGATAGCATAGCTAGGAGAAAATTTGATTCTTCAAGTTGTTCAAAAAAACCTCTAACTTGTTCATTTTCAGTGGCATGGCAAATACTTCAGAATCTGATGTCTAAAACTACATTGTTTGTTAACACCGTACTAGTTTTTATACTTGgatatttctttattctttttatttatcattcaaATAGTTAGACCCATAATggtattttgaaaacattttttgacaacattttaacattgtcattatgtgattggtctatattggtgtttataattattattattgactgtggagtaattttggaccaatcacaaaatgacacataggtaatattaaaatgttgttaaaaaaatgttgtcaaattatcattatcctaattaaatatatctatttttgttttttttaacttgttaattaattttgtcaAATACTTTTAATTCAATCAACTATGACATATAATTTTTCAGCTTGCAAACTTCAATTAGCTTATACTTAGACTTTCACTTAGCttaaaaaagttcaattttactaaataaaattattagaaaagataacaaaaaaatcattcaataaCAACTAATTtagaaaccaaaaaataaataattattatattaactgttaaatactattttgtaaattaaaaattattaatatttagtatagtctctattattaataaaaagaattacaattaatataaaaaacagaGTATGAATTGGTCTctaatattattagtttaattttaattggagattaatttaaaatctaataataataagtagttaaaattttaatagctaatattagaaatcaaattaaactcTGACtcaaactaattataaattttataacaacatattaataatttttaatttataaaatagtatttagttttgattaattattttttatctctaaattaaATATGGTATTaggtatattttaatttaacattaatttgaaaaatctttacgcaagtttaaaataatgacAGCTGATaccaattaataaaatttgatttctaaaGAGGAAATTACATACCAATATTCCTTTTCTCTAATTCAAAGCAATTAGGTTGGACCCGTAATTCAATTACAAGGCATGAAAAATATGCTAGATACATTTTATTCatactttttttaatcttaattttaacatgtttttttagaaaataataagagATACATTTTTTAACGTGacatttagtttattttaacttgtaactgtttaattttaaaaacatgatATAAACCAATACCTAAAACCTATAatattattatccatttttACAACAAATCCATCATCTAatcataaacatataaaaataatgttattagcTTTCACTCTTCCCATTCTCTAAATTAGCCATTCTTAAAATTCAGTGTTTCTGCCCTTTAAATGTGCATATACTTTAACTAGTATCTTAGCCTTAATGTTGGTCAAAacgaatatttattttatattaattaaattttataataaataaatacttctaaatatattaataatattataattaaaatctatTATAAGAAGGACTGgttttttaacatataaattatattttatatttatcataaattattatattataatacaatgttgattttcattattgaaattgaaattcatttcagaactaaaaatattaaaagatacaaaagttaaagaaaaatccTTCAATATTTTATCGTGAAAGAAAAACTCTCAAAACTACTATTGTTAAAGAAGGAAAGTTTAAAATACTGTCTTCAATGTGTCTTTTATTGATCTATATGgggaaatattttcttaattgcGTAATCTAACATCTTTTAACCTTATATAtcttaacacaattttttttaaatgttaatagaTAGAAATAATCTTATATCATGATTTAAATTATTCGTTATAAATGTAAActataatgtttatatttaagatatatttattaaggatttaattattgaaaaataaatattgtgtcatagtatatttagtttataaacTAAGAACATTACACTACGGATATTTAATAAAGGAGTTGCATCGTGGCATGCGCTGTCAAATTGCGAGGTATTAAAACAACAATGAGCCCTTCATCTTGAGTTGACAGCCTAATTATCTCCTTAAATTTATTCTCTTTTgtagtataaatatattacagaataatattttatatatgattgaATACTCTAAGATATATAAGTTATATCAGAATGAAAATATGATCAACAATATTTCTaaccatatatttatattataaattttacccCTCTCTTCTTccattataatttcttaatcaaagaaattaaaagtaatgctcaaaactaaaataaataaaaataaaagctcTCCTAACGTTCACTTCTCTTGAACCAAAAATAcccaaaatgataaaaattaaatttgtaacagtagaaaaagaaaagataataaaCTACGTTGGGCTACATACATTCATGAACACCGACCAAATCTCCCCCACATGAAATTGGTAGATACTATGaatcatagaaaattatatCAAAGAGAACTTCGCAGCTATCTCTTAAATTATAGGTTAAATATAGAACAATGAAATCTACAGATGAttcttcaaattcactctcttATCACCCTTACCAATCCTGTTATAAAGGCTGAACAATAGCCCGTTTTGATGTTCAATTTCAACAAGAGCACTTTATTGATGATAGTAAACACATAAACCCTTATTCTGAAATggttaaaattaatgtattagAAAATTATAGAAGTGGTTGATTATGAACACACATGCCTTACTGTGAAATGGTTAAAAGAGAAACGTTCAGAAGGATAAGACGTGCATGTGCTAAgaaaatacataatataaaatgagTGAGATACCTCTTCTTTGAGAATACCATtataatgaagaaaaagaaattaatggaATACAGCAgactatatttatataatgcAAAGAACTGAGTCAGTATTGTGATGATATAGTAGACCAACCAATCGGATTAGATAATTAGCATAAACAAAGAATAATACGAAAATAATTGGTCTGCAAAACAAAACTTCCCATACAGGAAAAAGTGGGGGATTTTAGACTAATTTCGTGTATTGGGGATCAATCACATTAATGATAAACACGGTTCATGAAGACAAGCCTCTTCTCAAACAGTCGCTCAAAGGTAGAAATGCTGCTGCTCCCCTCGAATGAAGTCCAGGTCTAAACTATATACAGAATTCCCTCTAGATCAAAGAATTTATCCGAAATGAATGAATTCCCAAAGAATATCTCACTGGACAAAGATAGAGCTGTATGAGTGAAACTGACACACAATCATCACAACCACAGTTAAAAACCCAGAGGAGAGTCACTTGAGCTGTACAAGCTACAAGCTCAGAACAAGCCAGTATCAGAAATGACTttccaaaatcatttttctcttttgcaatttCCAGGCAAAAGGAATTTATACTTCTCAGCATTTTCCAGAAGAAAAGCAGGAAGATGAACTGCAGAATAGGAATGTGGTATTGGTCCCATTTTGCCAATGATATCCTTGAAAGTGTACTCCTCCGGCAGCATATCAAACAAATCAGCACCTTTGCATATTACCTTCTGAATTCTATCAGGATTTAAATAGTGAGAGAATCTGACTCTATCATAGTGGCTGTAGGCTTTCATCTTAAAAATGAAATCACTGATCCGACGGAAGCAAAAGCTACAATGCCAGCCAGCATCGGCCAGCATGTCATCAGATTGGCGATAATGTGCATACCTTGTCTTCCCAGTCTGATACCTGTGAATTGAAGCCCTCCAACTCTTATCATCAACGCGAAATTCAAATGAATAGAGATAGTTTTTCAGCTGCAGATGAAGGATTGAGGGTACTTCATCACACCACCTCAGGAGATTAATAGTGTGAGCGCTTGGTATCTCATCCACATCAGACATAATCAACAAGTCATCATCACTAATACCAGCTATCTTGAGGAGCTGGTCCAATGCTACACGCTGATATGCCTCCTCAACAAATGGGTTTTCTCCCTTCTTAAATCTCCCACCAATAGTACCATAAGTTAATCGTGGCTCGATAAATTTGAACTGCTCCCTATTGCTTTGGAAAACCAGAGGTTTGGGCAATCCGGTAAACGTAGAATTTGATTCAAGGAGAACAAAATCAGTTATGTAAGGGTACAGTTCTCTCCATCGCAAGGTTAGTATTTCCAACTCATTACTAAACAACACAGCATCATAAACACGTCTAGGATATTCCCGGACTCCCCAGCCATGAAGTCTGCAGAGATTCTCCATGGTGACATTTTCGTTATAGTAATGAGGGATGACATTGAAAGGCTTTGGTGCTTTTTCCCATAGGGGCCTCAGAAAGTAAGAGATCTTTTGCCCATGTATATAGAATCCAAAGATGCACATTGGGACAACGGCAAACATGAAGATGTAGGTTTTAACATCCAAACCACGCAGAATGCAACGAATCCTTGACATGCTTGAAACTTGACTTGATTCCTGCATAATTAAGGAACaaaacatataagaaaaaaCACCTTCGAGAATGAAAAATCATGAAATAAACATGTGATGCAGAATCATACAATCTTATAAAAATTCCAATGCTGCTCTCTATCGGTGCAAAATTTCAAGCATCATACAACTCTAATCACCGATTGCAATCACAACCAGAGCTTAATCATGTAGCGATACGAATCATGCCCCGGAAAATCCCAAATGCAAGCGGTTCGTGAGAGAAACCTTGCACCCGTCCAAACCCAATTATGCTACAACAGAAACGAAAACCCTTTCCCTCCAAACCGAAAAATCTTCCAAAAataggaagaaaaaagaagagggAAAGGGTGTCTTCCCTGGCGTTCACTTACAATCCCAAAAAATAGTTTCGAACGTTTgctaaaattagaaaaaaaaaaaaacaaccgCTAAAACATCCGAAACGCAGCTTTATCGGATACCTAAGTTCAGATCACGAAAAAATCTCTCGCGCACACCAAATtccttttaagaaaaataaaaacaaacaacagAAAAAGAGCAAATCTAGGAGAAAATTTCTGAGTCAATCCACCGATATAGATTACACAGCAATCCACATCAACATTGAAAACCCATTGAATTTGAGTTACCCAATAGGCGACAAGTAAGAAAAACTTTTATCCACACCGCAAACGGAAAAAgcaacatttaatttttaaaaaaataaaaaaaaataataattttccaCAACACACCTGGCCACAAACATTGCTGCACAGATCATCGGTCTTCTTAGAAGAGTAATTCCCTCCAGCCTCGCCCATCATCCACCACATTTCGGCGTCGaaggaatgaaagaatgaatgaaaagaaaagcagatCGGCGTGTGAAATCTTAGCGTATAAGGAAAAAAGCGCGTGTGAAGGGAGCAAAAGACAGAGGAAGGAAAATCCGAGGTTTATAGTTTGGGTATAGGGAGGAAGAGAGTCGAGGACGGAAGAAACAAGGAGGTAATGTCCTCTCTGTAACTTTGGAAATGGGTGGTAGTTGTCGTCTCCACACAGCTAAGCTTGCTCTCCAACGGAACTGATAAAAAAGTTCCCGTTACCTGATTGATTGAGATTCCCCTTTCTCTATGCTATTCTTATTTTCTcccctatttttatttataacataaaGTCTTCACCCAGACTATGCTTTTACTCAGTCTCCCACTCCCTACTCTTCTCCACGCGTTCTTATGTTCTGTTTATTGACTCCCTACTCTTCTCCACGCGTTCTTATGTTCTGTTTATTTTCTCTAATAACCTCGCTCCTAATAATACCATTCATAACTTATCtaaccaaaatattttaaataatatcagagataagatttcttttttttttccttgataATTATtcagataaattttattttatttctcttattaaaaaaaagtcacaCACACTCACAAGAAAACAGGGTACTTATTCGCTTCGCGTTGAGAATTTCCAAAGGCTACAGTACACGTGTCAGCCAGCGTATATGTGCCCGGTTTTGCTTTATTTATTGAATCCAATATATTCGTTACACTACAAGTGGTAGAAATAattgttttcaaataaaaattatccaatttatttagtttaatgtagacttttttttattggaagtATCTCAAGAAGACAATTTGTTGGATATTTTCTTCAACACTTAACTGGGTGTGTAATGATAAGAATAACTTTGTACGACTTTGTTTCACATGTGCATCttccttttttgttttcttacaaaattgattaaaaaattaaacagatTTATAAACATGAAATGAAACGTATAAAT contains:
- the LOC108323802 gene encoding uncharacterized protein LOC108323802 isoform X1, which gives rise to MYGGNDQKMVTATRSFAVRKPNESMRQIVLLFAGGFLGLIVGLSLPPLSITKLNLPYGLLRFSSVQEKYIDSSTSFQEQFQSDPTKIWVPTNPRGAERLPPGIVNAESDLFLRRLSGIPSEDLTFIPKYLVTFTVGYEQKKNIDAAVKKFSKDFTILLFHYDGRTTEWDEFEWSKQAIHVSVPKQTKWWYAKRFLHPDIVAPYDYIFMWDEDLGVENFNAEEYLKLVRKYGLEISQPALEPSKSTKGVCWNMTKKRENSEVHKEAVEAGRCKYPLLPPCAAFVEIMAPVFSRNAWRCVWYMIQNEFVHGWGLDFSFRKCVEPAHEKIGVVDAQWIVHQGIPSLGNQGEAQTSGKPAWRAVKERCGMEWRMFQGRLTNAEKGYYKNKGIDFSNLLVHN
- the LOC108323802 gene encoding uncharacterized protein LOC108323802 isoform X2, coding for MYGGNDQKMVTATRSFAVRKPNESMRQIVLLFAGGFLGLIVGLSLPPLSITKLNLPYGLLRFSSVQEKYIDSSTSFQEQFQSDPTKIWVPTNPRGAERLPPGIVNAESDLFLRRLSGIPSEDLTFIPKYLVTFTVGYEQKKNIDAAVKKFSKDFTILLFHYDGRTTEWDEFEWSKQAIHVSVPKQTKWWYAKRFLHPDIVAPYDYIFMWDEDLGVENFNAEEYLKLVRKYGLEISQPALEPSKSTKGVCWNMTKKRENSEVHKEAVEAGRCKYPLLPPCAAFVEIMAPVFSRNAWRCVWYMIQNEFVHGWGLDFSFRKCVEPAHEKIGVVDAQWIVHQGIPSLGNQGEAQTSGKPAWRAVCYALFND
- the LOC128195018 gene encoding uncharacterized protein LOC128195018, encoding MAYENNNWNHYGWRRPSEEYPRHQKGHVAFRDIYEDTVAEAEANNFEQSYETTGFNHNHRAYKSVDQEADAFILYEHNRMEMARLMSTRDA
- the LOC108323773 gene encoding uncharacterized protein LOC108323773, producing the protein MWWMMGEAGGNYSSKKTDDLCSNVCGQESSQVSSMSRIRCILRGLDVKTYIFMFAVVPMCIFGFYIHGQKISYFLRPLWEKAPKPFNVIPHYYNENVTMENLCRLHGWGVREYPRRVYDAVLFSNELEILTLRWRELYPYITDFVLLESNSTFTGLPKPLVFQSNREQFKFIEPRLTYGTIGGRFKKGENPFVEEAYQRVALDQLLKIAGISDDDLLIMSDVDEIPSAHTINLLRWCDEVPSILHLQLKNYLYSFEFRVDDKSWRASIHRYQTGKTRYAHYRQSDDMLADAGWHCSFCFRRISDFIFKMKAYSHYDRVRFSHYLNPDRIQKVICKGADLFDMLPEEYTFKDIIGKMGPIPHSYSAVHLPAFLLENAEKYKFLLPGNCKREK